Below is a genomic region from Catenuloplanes atrovinosus.
GGACCGGGCTCGGCCTGACGTTGATGATCAGCTACTGGCTGCTGTTCTGGATCAACGTGGCGCTGGTGTTCGTGCTGGTCGGGTTCGTGACCGGCCCGCTGACCTGGCTGGTCTACATGATCATGGCGCCGGTGCTGGCCGCCCGCGCGGTCGACCAGCACAACGCGTACTGAGTCAGCGTCCGACGACCGTGACGCCCGGGACCGGCTCGGCGTCGGCGTGGCCGCCGAGCAGCGTGATCGCGTCGGCGTCGGGGCTGTCCGGCGCGGTGTGGTAGAACGTGACCGTCTGGCCGCCGGCGCCGCGGAACGATTCGTACCCGACGGTGAACTCGCCGACCAGCGGGTGGCGGAACCGTTTGCGGCCGGAGGCCTTGGCGCGCACGTCGTGGCGGGCCCAGAGGCGGGCGAATTCGGGGCTGCGCACGGACAGTTCGCCGACCAGTGCGGCGAGGCGCGGGCTGGCCGGGTCGGCCTCGGCGCGGATCCAGGCGATGGCGGTGCGGGCGACCTCCTCCCAGTCCGGGTAGAGGTCGCGTTCGGCCGGGTCGAGGAAGAGCGCGCGGAGCAGGTTGCGGTCGCGGGCCATGCCGGGGTGGATCGCGGCGGCGAGGTGGGTGCAGGCGAGCACGTCGCCGTACGGGTTCTGGACCGCGACCGGCGTGCCCTGCCAGGTCTCCAGCAGCCGGCGCAGTCCGGGGCTGATCCGCGCGGCGGTGCGGGGCGCGGGGGCGGTGCCGCGGGTGGCGAGCCGGTGCAGGTGGGCGGTGGCGTCGGTGTCGAGGCCGAGGACGCGGGCGATCGCGTCGAGGATCTCGGCGGACGGGTGGCGTTCCCGGCCCTGTTCGAGGCGGGTGTAGTAGTCGGTGCTCATGCCGGCCAGCACGGCGACCTCGTCGCGGCGCAGCCCGGGGACGCGGCGGCGTCCGCCGGTGGGCAGGCCGGCGTCGGCCGGTGAGGTGCGTTCGCGGTGCGCGCGGAGGAACTCGCCGAGGGCGTTGGCGTGCGGCATCCGTCCAGGGTAGGCCGGGCGCGGGGGTGGCCGGGTAGGTGTGCGGCACCCAGGAAACGCCCGGCCTCCCGGTCGGGGTGGATCGTTGCGACGGTGGTGGCATGACCGATACAGACATCGCGCAGTTCCTGGATCAGCTGGCCGTGGGCTTCGGTACGGCGTTGCGGTCGCCGGTGTACCACTCGCCGGCGGAGGAGGGCCTGGAGTTCGAGAGTGTGACGTTTCCGTCGCGGGACGGGGTGCCGCTGGAGGGGTGGTTCATCCCGGCGCCGGGTGCGTCGGCGGTGATCGTGGTGAGCCACCCGAACTGGTTCAGCCGGTCGGGGTTGCCGTCGCACCTGGAGCCGTGGCGGTCGATGTGGGCCTCGTCCGGCAACGACACCGAGGTGAACTTCATCCCGGACTTCCGGATCCTGCACGACGCCGGGTATCACGTGCTGGCGTTCGACTTCCGTAACTTCGGGTACAGCGGTGCGGCGAACGGCGGCATCCTGGGCGCGGGTGAGTTCGAGTCCCGGGACGTGCTGGGTGCGCTGGACTACGTGCGTGGCCGGGCGGATCTGGCGGGGGCGGCCGTCGGGCTGTTCAGCCGGTGCCTGGGCGCGAACGCGTCGATGGCGGCGATGCGGCGGGACCCGGCCGCGTTCGAGGGGGTGCGGTGCATGGTGGCGCCGCAGCCGCTGTCGGTGCGGGTGACGCTGGAGCGGACGCTGGCGATGGCGGGCGTGCCGCTGGGGCGGATGGACGAGTTGGAGGAGCGGATCCGGGTGCGCAACGGGTTCCGGCTGGACGAGATGTCGCCGGTGGCGTGGGCGCCGAGCGTGACCGTTCCGACGTTGCTGTATCAGGTCCGCGACGACGTGCTGACCCGTCCGGAGGACGTGCGGGCCGTGTTCGACGGCATTCCGGACGGGGTGGACAAGGACCTGTTCTGGATCGAGGGTACGACCCGGCGGTGGGACGGCTACCGGTACTTCGCGGAGCACCCGGAGCGGATCCTGGCGTGGTTCGCCCGGTACCTGTAGGTCAGCCGCGGCGGCGTGCCCGGGCGGCCCAGATGGCGTAGGCGGGGTCGCGGTCGAGATTGTGGCGGTCGCGGTCGTACCGTCGGGTGGTGCGCGGGTCGGCGTGCCCCATGGCGTCCTGCACGTCTTCCAGGGGTACGCCCTCGGCGCGCGCGGTGGTCGCGAACGCGTGCCGCAGCGAGTGCGGGGACAGTTGCGCCCAGGCGGGGATGCCGGCCTCGCGGGCGAGTTGGCGGACGAGGCGGAAGACGGCGTGCCGGTCCAGGCGCCCGCCGCGTGCGGTGACCAGCAGCGGGCCGGTGAGGTCGGCGACGGTGACGCCGGCCGCGGTGGCGCGGGCGTGCAGGTAGGCGTCGACGGCCGCGGCCGTACCCGGGGTGAGGGCTCGTCGCCTGGCCTTGCCGCCCTTGCCGGTGAAGCGGACCGCGCGGTGGCCGCGTTCGTGGCCGAGGTCGGCGACGTCGAGGCCGCACAGTTCGCCGACGCGCAGGCCGAGGTCGGCGAGGAGCGCGATGACCGCGCGGGTGCGGTCCGCGGTCGGCCCGGTGGCGGCGTCGGCGGCGGCGAGCAGCGCGTCGACCTCGGCCGGGGTGAGGCCGACGGTGCCGGAGTGGTCGCGGTCGACGTGCGGCCGGTCGGCGCCGGAGACCGGGTTGCCGGGCACGGCGTCGAGGCGGTGCAGGAAGTCGTACCAGCTGGACATGGCGGACAGCTTGCGGGCGACCGTGGTCGCCGCGAGCGTGGCCTCGAGTTCCCGGGCGTACGCGTTGA
It encodes:
- a CDS encoding tyrosine-type recombinase/integrase; its protein translation is MEIVTVVPAARRALENIGAATEFTDAWLANRRLSAHTRAAYKRDVTGWLAWCDERGLSPLAATFLHVNAYARELEATLAATTVARKLSAMSSWYDFLHRLDAVPGNPVSGADRPHVDRDHSGTVGLTPAEVDALLAAADAATGPTADRTRAVIALLADLGLRVGELCGLDVADLGHERGHRAVRFTGKGGKARRRALTPGTAAAVDAYLHARATAAGVTVADLTGPLLVTARGGRLDRHAVFRLVRQLAREAGIPAWAQLSPHSLRHAFATTARAEGVPLEDVQDAMGHADPRTTRRYDRDRHNLDRDPAYAIWAARARRRG
- a CDS encoding helix-turn-helix transcriptional regulator, with amino-acid sequence MPHANALGEFLRAHRERTSPADAGLPTGGRRRVPGLRRDEVAVLAGMSTDYYTRLEQGRERHPSAEILDAIARVLGLDTDATAHLHRLATRGTAPAPRTAARISPGLRRLLETWQGTPVAVQNPYGDVLACTHLAAAIHPGMARDRNLLRALFLDPAERDLYPDWEEVARTAIAWIRAEADPASPRLAALVGELSVRSPEFARLWARHDVRAKASGRKRFRHPLVGEFTVGYESFRGAGGQTVTFYHTAPDSPDADAITLLGGHADAEPVPGVTVVGR
- a CDS encoding alpha/beta hydrolase — encoded protein: MTDTDIAQFLDQLAVGFGTALRSPVYHSPAEEGLEFESVTFPSRDGVPLEGWFIPAPGASAVIVVSHPNWFSRSGLPSHLEPWRSMWASSGNDTEVNFIPDFRILHDAGYHVLAFDFRNFGYSGAANGGILGAGEFESRDVLGALDYVRGRADLAGAAVGLFSRCLGANASMAAMRRDPAAFEGVRCMVAPQPLSVRVTLERTLAMAGVPLGRMDELEERIRVRNGFRLDEMSPVAWAPSVTVPTLLYQVRDDVLTRPEDVRAVFDGIPDGVDKDLFWIEGTTRRWDGYRYFAEHPERILAWFARYL